A stretch of Crossiella cryophila DNA encodes these proteins:
- a CDS encoding ABC transporter permease: MFSFAWKTIRARKAGFAAAFLALFGGAILLTACGVLLESGLFGGVAAQRYSAAPAVLGADRSITVELEKKSDKSEDLAEKVPLPAALVGEVARIPGVTRAVGEISFPATVVGRDNQVLSGADGGRSLGHGWASAELTPFTLSGGTAPGPNEVVLDAELAQRSRFSVGDQVRIMVDSAPRAYRVSGIAAPSGRDRLIRQSAVFFHDSTAKTLSGSPDQVAAIGVFGKVDNLDGKLPPGVLVHTGLDRGEAENLDGAQSRFVLTMVSGSFSGFVLMIVIFVTASTLALVLNQRRRELALLRAIAATPRQVRRLIGAETLLVSGVAALLGVAPGLYVAHWLRDFFVTIGVISPDFTLSLSPVPALATVLLCVGAAQLAAWSSAGRMLRLKPTEALGEAAVEPARLGRGRKITGAALLAVAGAGVVSTLFLPGELAMVPAGSSVLVAIIGIGLLGPVITGLATRVAAGVFLRSRRAERFLAAHNSTANSRRLAAAVTPLVLTIGFAVTQFYSGTTLSEATQHQARAATVADYVLTAPQGVPAEVAAAARRIPGVTASTPLIGTEIIAEDKNAAEEPLSKSKAYGVEGNQLTGTLKLTGVTGNLSDLRGDTVALSSTEASWLGKKIGDRVELYLGDRTKVTPKLIATFDRNLGYGDALFPQDVLLPHTTDRLADSILVAGNPSVHKALSELAGHYPGLQVRDKAELTVATDAQQEANLWLNRILLGVILLYVALSVVNSLVTSTLDRLGEVRLLRLLGGTRRQVLRMFRAESVLVVSIAVLIGSAVPVLPLAFLSLNLTGTPIPAGPLWVYLGIVGVSVLIGLCSIRLPARRLSRVARRQP, encoded by the coding sequence GTGTTCTCCTTCGCCTGGAAGACCATTCGCGCCCGCAAGGCCGGTTTCGCCGCGGCGTTCCTGGCCCTGTTCGGCGGTGCGATCCTGCTGACGGCCTGCGGGGTGCTGCTGGAGTCGGGCCTGTTCGGCGGGGTGGCCGCGCAGCGCTACTCGGCCGCGCCAGCGGTACTCGGCGCGGACCGTTCGATCACCGTGGAGCTGGAGAAGAAGTCCGACAAGAGCGAGGACCTGGCCGAGAAGGTCCCGCTGCCCGCCGCGCTGGTCGGTGAGGTGGCCCGGATCCCCGGGGTGACCAGGGCGGTCGGTGAGATCAGCTTCCCGGCCACCGTGGTCGGCAGGGACAACCAGGTGCTCTCGGGCGCGGACGGGGGACGGTCCCTCGGCCACGGCTGGGCCAGCGCCGAACTGACCCCGTTCACGCTCAGCGGCGGCACGGCGCCGGGTCCGAACGAGGTGGTCCTGGACGCCGAACTCGCCCAGCGCTCCCGCTTCTCCGTCGGCGACCAGGTGCGGATCATGGTCGACTCGGCCCCGCGCGCCTACCGGGTCAGCGGCATCGCCGCGCCATCGGGCCGGGACCGGCTGATCCGGCAGTCCGCGGTGTTCTTCCACGACAGCACCGCGAAAACCCTCTCCGGCAGTCCCGATCAGGTGGCCGCGATCGGCGTGTTCGGCAAGGTGGACAACCTCGACGGCAAGCTGCCACCTGGCGTGCTCGTCCATACCGGACTCGACCGCGGCGAGGCGGAGAACCTCGACGGCGCGCAGTCCCGGTTCGTGCTGACGATGGTCTCCGGCTCGTTCTCCGGCTTCGTGCTGATGATCGTGATCTTCGTGACCGCGAGCACCCTGGCCCTGGTGCTCAACCAGCGCCGCCGCGAACTGGCCCTGCTGCGTGCCATCGCGGCCACCCCGCGCCAGGTGCGCAGGCTGATCGGCGCGGAAACCCTGCTGGTCTCCGGTGTGGCCGCACTGCTGGGCGTGGCGCCGGGCCTGTACGTCGCGCACTGGCTGCGGGACTTCTTCGTCACCATCGGCGTGATCTCCCCGGACTTCACCCTCTCGCTCAGCCCGGTGCCCGCGCTGGCCACCGTGCTGCTGTGCGTGGGCGCGGCCCAGCTCGCGGCCTGGTCCTCGGCCGGGCGGATGCTGCGGCTCAAGCCGACCGAGGCCCTCGGCGAGGCCGCGGTGGAACCGGCCAGGCTGGGCCGGGGCCGCAAGATCACCGGCGCGGCGCTGCTCGCGGTGGCGGGTGCGGGCGTGGTGTCCACCCTGTTCCTGCCCGGCGAACTGGCCATGGTCCCGGCCGGTTCCTCGGTGCTGGTCGCGATCATCGGCATCGGCCTGCTCGGCCCGGTGATCACCGGCCTCGCGACCAGGGTGGCCGCCGGGGTGTTCCTGCGATCACGGCGGGCGGAGAGGTTCCTGGCCGCGCACAACAGCACCGCCAACTCCCGCAGACTGGCCGCCGCGGTGACTCCCCTGGTGCTCACCATCGGCTTCGCGGTCACCCAGTTCTACAGCGGCACCACACTGAGCGAGGCCACCCAGCACCAGGCCCGCGCCGCCACCGTGGCCGACTACGTGCTCACCGCCCCACAGGGCGTGCCAGCCGAAGTGGCCGCCGCGGCCCGCCGCATCCCCGGCGTCACCGCGTCCACCCCGCTGATCGGCACCGAGATCATCGCCGAGGACAAGAACGCCGCCGAGGAACCGCTGTCCAAGTCCAAAGCCTATGGCGTGGAAGGAAACCAGCTCACCGGCACGCTGAAGCTGACCGGCGTCACCGGCAACCTGTCCGACCTGCGCGGCGACACCGTGGCCCTGAGCAGCACCGAGGCGTCCTGGCTGGGCAAGAAGATCGGCGACCGCGTCGAGCTGTACCTGGGCGACCGCACCAAGGTCACCCCGAAACTCATCGCCACCTTCGACCGCAACCTGGGCTACGGCGACGCCCTGTTCCCCCAGGACGTCCTGCTCCCGCACACCACCGACCGGCTGGCCGACTCCATCCTGGTCGCAGGCAACCCGTCCGTCCACAAAGCACTGTCCGAACTGGCCGGTCATTACCCCGGCCTCCAGGTACGTGACAAGGCCGAACTCACCGTGGCCACCGACGCCCAGCAGGAGGCCAACCTCTGGCTGAACCGCATCCTGCTCGGCGTGATCCTGCTCTACGTGGCCCTGTCGGTGGTCAACAGCCTGGTGACCTCCACCCTGGACCGCCTCGGCGAGGTCCGGCTGCTCCGTCTGCTCGGCGGCACCCGGCGACAGGTGCTGCGGATGTTCCGGGCCGAATCGGTACTGGTGGTCTCGATCGCGGTGCTCATCGGCTCCGCGGTGCCGGTGCTGCCACTGGCCTTCCTCAGCCTCAACCTCACCGGCACCCCCATCCCGGCCGGTCCGCTGTGGGTGTACCTGGGGATCGTGGGGGTGTCCGTCCTGATCGGACTGTGCTCGATCCGGCTGCCCGCGCGCAGGCTCAGCCGGGTGGCCCGGCGGCAGCCCTAG
- a CDS encoding ABC transporter ATP-binding protein, translated as MTAVRLDSVTKVYGNGDSSTTALDRVSRSIPRGRFTAVMGPSGSGKSTFLQCAAGLDRPTSGSVRLGETELTGLKETKLTELRRERIGFVFQGYNLLPALSVTDNITLPLRFAGRAADRAWLAEIIRRVGLDGLLHRRPNQLSGGQQQRVAIARALVTRPEVVFADEPTGALDSRTGAQVLALLRQLVDELGQTVVMVTHDPVAAAHAHSVLFLADGRFVDELLAPTADQVAARMTHLGEW; from the coding sequence ATGACAGCAGTACGACTGGACTCGGTCACCAAGGTGTACGGCAACGGTGACAGCTCCACCACCGCACTGGACCGGGTGAGCCGGTCCATCCCGCGTGGACGGTTCACCGCCGTGATGGGACCGTCCGGTTCGGGCAAGAGCACCTTCCTGCAGTGCGCGGCCGGACTCGACCGTCCCACATCCGGTTCGGTGCGCCTGGGCGAGACCGAGCTGACCGGGCTCAAGGAGACCAAGCTGACCGAGTTGCGCCGGGAGCGGATCGGGTTCGTCTTCCAGGGCTACAACCTGTTGCCCGCGCTCAGCGTCACCGACAACATCACCCTGCCGCTGCGCTTCGCCGGGCGGGCCGCGGACCGGGCCTGGCTGGCCGAGATCATCCGCCGGGTCGGGCTGGACGGTCTGCTGCACCGGCGGCCGAACCAGCTCTCCGGCGGCCAGCAGCAGCGGGTGGCGATCGCCCGCGCGCTGGTCACCCGGCCCGAGGTGGTCTTCGCCGACGAGCCGACCGGCGCGCTGGACTCGCGGACCGGCGCCCAGGTGCTGGCCCTGCTCCGCCAGCTGGTGGACGAGCTGGGCCAGACCGTGGTGATGGTCACCCACGATCCGGTGGCCGCCGCGCACGCGCACAGCGTGCTGTTCCTGGCCGACGGCCGGTTCGTGGACGAGCTGCTCGCGCCCACCGCGGACCAGGTCGCCGCCCGGATGACCCACCTCGGGGAGTGGTGA
- a CDS encoding sensor histidine kinase: protein MRAALLRFGRAVISLSLGFVTAMAGIVVLCGLLICALLVVTLPLLPIVARAQRRLVEVDRRRIAARTGTPIPVRYAELSGPLFQQIITVITDPATRRDLLWQAVHLPAGMVLGMIGFGIPASVPQNLVIVPLFWWAVPGGVDGSYGVHVDSWPTAALCAGTGLLAAALAWFLVPRAADWEARWAPNLLAPGRASLVQRVAELTATRAAALEAHGAELRRIERDLHDGTQNRLVAVVMHLGIVERALRRDPAVALSSVLTAQNAATDALTELREVVRSIYPPVLADRGLDGAVDAVVARCPIPCTLTVTDLRRLPAAVEAAAYFVIAEALTNVAKHSGAESAQVSLAVRGDHLVIEVRDDGLGGAEEAGGTGLTGIRRRVEAFDGRTTLSSPEGGPTVLGVRLPTGT from the coding sequence ATGCGGGCCGCGCTGCTGCGCTTCGGCCGGGCGGTGATCAGCCTGTCGCTGGGTTTCGTCACCGCGATGGCCGGGATCGTCGTCCTGTGCGGACTGCTGATCTGCGCGCTGCTCGTGGTCACCCTGCCTCTGCTGCCGATCGTGGCGCGGGCCCAGCGCAGGCTGGTCGAGGTGGACCGCCGCCGGATCGCCGCCCGCACCGGCACACCCATCCCGGTGCGCTACGCCGAGCTGTCCGGCCCGCTGTTCCAGCAGATCATCACGGTGATCACCGACCCGGCCACCCGCCGGGACCTGCTCTGGCAGGCGGTGCACCTGCCGGCGGGCATGGTGCTGGGCATGATCGGCTTCGGGATCCCGGCCTCGGTGCCGCAGAACCTGGTGATCGTGCCGCTGTTCTGGTGGGCGGTGCCCGGCGGCGTGGACGGCTCCTACGGGGTGCACGTGGACTCCTGGCCGACCGCGGCCCTGTGCGCGGGCACCGGCCTGCTCGCCGCGGCCCTGGCCTGGTTCCTGGTGCCCAGGGCCGCCGACTGGGAGGCGCGCTGGGCGCCGAACCTGCTCGCGCCCGGCCGGGCCAGCCTGGTGCAGCGGGTCGCCGAGCTGACCGCGACCAGGGCAGCCGCGCTGGAGGCGCACGGCGCCGAGCTGCGCCGGATCGAACGCGACCTGCACGACGGCACGCAGAACCGGCTGGTCGCGGTGGTCATGCACCTGGGCATCGTGGAACGCGCGCTGCGGCGCGATCCGGCGGTGGCGCTGTCCTCGGTGCTCACCGCGCAGAACGCGGCCACCGACGCGCTCACCGAACTGCGCGAGGTGGTGCGCAGCATCTACCCGCCGGTGCTGGCCGACCGCGGCCTGGACGGCGCGGTGGACGCGGTGGTCGCCCGCTGCCCCATCCCGTGCACGCTCACCGTCACCGACCTGCGCAGGCTGCCCGCCGCGGTGGAGGCGGCAGCCTACTTCGTCATCGCCGAGGCGCTGACCAACGTGGCCAAGCACAGCGGCGCCGAGTCAGCCCAGGTTTCCCTTGCCGTGCGAGGAGATCACCTGGTGATCGAGGTCCGCGACGACGGCCTCGGCGGCGCCGAGGAGGCGGGTGGCACCGGGCTGACCGGGATCCGCCGCCGGGTCGAGGCCTTCGACGGCCGGACCACCCTGTCCAGTCCCGAGGGCGGCCCCACCGTCCTGGGCGTCCGCCTGCCCACCGGAACCTGA
- a CDS encoding response regulator, with translation MRIVIAEDDALLREGLTLLLRSEGMDVVTAVEHPDALLEAIAAESPDVAVVDVRLPPTFTDEGLRAAVEARRRHPGLAVLVLSAYVEDSYAGELLASPGGGVGYLLKERVGKVADFLDALNRVAAGGTALDPEVVSQLLVRRRADDPIRTLTAREREVLALMAEGHSNTTIGELLVISAGAVHKHIGNIFTKLDLPSTDGAGHRRVQAVLAYLRA, from the coding sequence GTGCGGATCGTGATCGCCGAGGACGACGCCCTGCTGCGCGAGGGCCTGACCCTGTTGCTGCGCAGCGAGGGCATGGACGTGGTCACCGCGGTGGAGCACCCGGACGCCCTGCTCGAGGCGATCGCGGCCGAGTCCCCGGATGTGGCCGTGGTCGACGTCCGGCTGCCGCCCACCTTCACCGACGAGGGCCTGCGCGCCGCCGTGGAGGCCCGGCGCAGGCACCCCGGACTGGCCGTGCTGGTGCTCTCGGCCTACGTCGAGGACAGCTACGCGGGGGAGCTGCTGGCCAGCCCCGGCGGCGGGGTCGGCTACCTGCTCAAGGAACGGGTCGGCAAGGTCGCCGACTTCCTGGACGCGCTCAACCGGGTCGCCGCCGGCGGCACCGCGCTGGACCCCGAGGTGGTCTCCCAGCTGCTGGTCCGCCGCCGCGCCGACGACCCGATCCGCACCCTGACCGCCCGCGAACGCGAGGTCCTGGCGCTGATGGCCGAGGGGCACTCCAACACCACCATCGGCGAGCTGCTGGTGATCAGCGCGGGCGCGGTGCACAAGCACATCGGCAACATCTTCACCAAGCTCGACCTGCCCAGCACGGACGGGGCGGGACACCGGCGGGTGCAGGCCGTGCTCGCCTACCTGCGTGCCTGA
- a CDS encoding lactate 2-monooxygenase: MPAQYGQYQNEIYLQGLGDVRPPMSTDPTTLESMAKGLLDSGPFGYVAGGAGSGATVRANREAFDRWRLVPRMLRDATDRDLSTTVLGQQLPAPILLAPVGVQAIVHPDAESATARAAAGLGLPMILSTASSTSIEEVAAASGEGPRWYQLYWPNDDEVCASLLRRAKAAGYTALVVTLDTWTLAWRPTDLDQAYLPFLRGIGTAIPFSDPAFRAGLEKTPEEDPQMAILRWVGLFTGQDKSWDRLAFLREHWDGPIVLKGIQHVDDARRAADAGIEGIVVSNHGGRQVDGAIASLDALPGIAEAVGDRLDVLFDSGVRTGADVLKAIALGAKAVLLGRPWVYGLAHSGEAGVRHVLRSILADTELTLGLAGHRTPGALGRDALAEVTR; the protein is encoded by the coding sequence ATGCCAGCTCAGTACGGGCAGTACCAGAACGAGATCTACCTCCAGGGCCTCGGTGACGTCCGGCCGCCGATGAGCACCGACCCCACCACCCTGGAATCCATGGCCAAGGGCCTCCTGGACTCGGGCCCGTTCGGCTACGTCGCGGGCGGCGCCGGTTCCGGGGCCACCGTGCGGGCCAACCGGGAGGCATTCGACCGCTGGCGCCTGGTGCCCCGGATGCTGCGCGATGCCACCGACCGCGACCTCAGCACCACCGTGCTCGGCCAGCAGCTCCCGGCGCCGATCCTGCTCGCACCCGTTGGCGTGCAGGCGATCGTGCACCCCGACGCCGAATCGGCCACCGCCCGCGCCGCCGCCGGACTGGGCCTGCCGATGATCCTGTCCACCGCCTCCTCCACCAGCATCGAGGAGGTCGCCGCGGCCAGTGGCGAGGGGCCGCGCTGGTACCAGCTGTACTGGCCCAACGACGACGAGGTCTGCGCCAGCCTGCTGCGCCGGGCCAAGGCCGCCGGGTACACCGCGCTGGTGGTCACCCTGGACACCTGGACCCTGGCCTGGCGGCCCACCGACCTCGACCAGGCGTACCTGCCGTTCCTGCGTGGCATCGGCACCGCGATCCCGTTCTCCGACCCCGCCTTCCGGGCCGGACTGGAGAAAACGCCCGAGGAAGACCCGCAGATGGCGATCCTGCGCTGGGTCGGGCTGTTCACCGGGCAGGACAAGAGCTGGGACCGCCTCGCTTTCCTGCGCGAGCACTGGGACGGGCCGATCGTGCTCAAGGGCATCCAGCACGTGGACGACGCGCGCCGGGCCGCCGACGCCGGCATCGAGGGCATCGTGGTGTCCAACCACGGCGGTCGCCAGGTGGACGGCGCGATCGCCTCCCTGGACGCGCTGCCCGGCATCGCCGAGGCCGTCGGGGACCGCCTGGACGTGCTGTTCGACTCGGGCGTGCGCACCGGCGCCGACGTGCTCAAGGCCATCGCGCTGGGCGCCAAGGCGGTGCTGCTGGGGCGGCCGTGGGTGTACGGGCTTGCGCACAGCGGCGAGGCGGGCGTGCGGCACGTGCTGCGTTCCATCCTGGCCGACACCGAACTCACCCTCGGCCTGGCCGGGCACCGCACCCCCGGCGCACTCGGCAGGGACGCGCTCGCGGAGGTCACCCGATGA
- a CDS encoding 2-hydroxyacid dehydrogenase produces MKVLAVLSPHVGGVKLSGMIGAALGEGFELTAVEETGADPVALREAEIILSALAPLTAEHLAKADNVRFVQVSSHGFDHVDLAAARARGITVCNIGSSDAESQDVAEQALCLMLALAKQLIPGHNALAKGDWALPRLQFSITELFGKTLGIVGFGAIGRELAKRAKAFDLRLLCATRRPLDPELAARFDITERPLEDLLAESDYVSLHLPLSEGTRHLINAERLALMKPTAILINTSRGALVDQDALAAALTAGRLGGAGLDVFDPEPPPADLPLLRAPNVALSPHAGGVTRESMLRIAAAALDNVRRYATGRTPADIVS; encoded by the coding sequence ATGAAGGTCCTGGCCGTGCTGTCCCCGCACGTCGGCGGGGTGAAACTCAGCGGCATGATCGGCGCCGCGCTCGGCGAGGGCTTCGAGCTGACCGCGGTGGAGGAGACCGGGGCCGACCCGGTCGCGCTGCGCGAGGCCGAGATCATCCTCAGCGCGCTGGCCCCGCTCACCGCCGAACACCTGGCCAAGGCGGACAACGTCAGGTTCGTGCAGGTCTCCAGCCACGGCTTCGACCACGTCGACCTGGCCGCCGCCCGCGCCCGCGGCATCACCGTGTGCAACATCGGCTCCAGCGACGCCGAATCCCAGGACGTGGCCGAACAGGCGCTGTGCCTGATGCTCGCGCTGGCCAAACAACTCATCCCCGGCCACAACGCCCTCGCCAAGGGCGACTGGGCGCTGCCCCGGCTCCAGTTCAGCATCACCGAACTCTTCGGCAAGACCCTGGGCATCGTCGGCTTCGGCGCCATCGGCCGCGAACTCGCCAAGCGCGCCAAGGCATTCGACCTGCGCCTGCTGTGCGCCACCCGACGTCCGCTCGACCCGGAACTGGCCGCCCGGTTCGACATCACCGAGCGCCCGCTCGAGGACCTGCTCGCCGAGTCCGACTACGTCTCGCTGCACCTGCCGCTGTCCGAGGGCACCCGGCACCTGATCAACGCCGAGCGGCTGGCGCTGATGAAACCCACCGCGATCCTGATCAACACCTCCCGCGGCGCCCTGGTCGACCAGGACGCCCTGGCCGCCGCGCTCACCGCCGGCCGCCTCGGCGGAGCCGGTCTGGACGTCTTCGACCCCGAACCGCCACCCGCCGACCTGCCGCTGCTGCGCGCGCCCAACGTGGCCCTGTCCCCGCACGCGGGCGGGGTCACCAGGGAATCCATGCTGCGCATCGCCGCCGCGGCCCTGGACAACGTCCGCCGCTACGCCACCGGCCGGACCCCGGCGGACATCGTGAGCTGA
- a CDS encoding response regulator transcription factor: MMLQTSQAQRPAELTEELLDAQARALLSLMRSGCTDESIARQLGISPRTVLRRIRTLMDRAGCTTRFQLGCHAQRRGWLT; encoded by the coding sequence ATGATGTTGCAGACGAGCCAGGCACAACGTCCGGCGGAGCTGACCGAGGAGCTGCTGGACGCACAGGCGCGGGCGCTGCTGTCGCTGATGCGGTCGGGCTGCACGGACGAGTCGATCGCCCGCCAGCTGGGCATCAGCCCGCGCACGGTGTTGCGCCGGATCCGCACCCTGATGGACCGGGCGGGCTGTACCACCCGGTTCCAGCTAGGTTGTCACGCCCAGCGGCGGGGCTGGCTCACCTGA
- a CDS encoding class I SAM-dependent methyltransferase has protein sequence MDRSFDELVAEAAEVSVDGWDFSWLDGRASEQRPSWGYQRAMGDRMAAARTALDIQTGGGEVLAGVPRLAERTFATESWEPNLAKARDLLEPRGVRVLLDADEPPLPFADNTFDLVVSRHPVTTWWTDIARVLAPGGTYFSQQVGPASVFELVEYFLGPQPESVRSGRNPDDAKAAAEAAGLVVRELRLESLRTEFRDIGAVIYFLRKVIWMVPGFTVTGYLPALRRLHERIQEQGPFLAHTTRFLIEAAKPIR, from the coding sequence ATGGACCGGAGTTTCGACGAACTGGTGGCCGAGGCGGCCGAGGTCTCGGTGGACGGCTGGGATTTCTCCTGGCTCGACGGCCGGGCCAGTGAGCAGCGCCCGTCCTGGGGCTACCAGCGCGCCATGGGTGACCGGATGGCGGCCGCGCGCACCGCACTGGACATCCAGACCGGCGGCGGCGAGGTCCTGGCCGGGGTGCCGCGGCTGGCCGAGCGGACCTTCGCCACCGAGTCCTGGGAACCCAACCTGGCCAAGGCACGGGACCTGCTCGAACCACGCGGCGTGCGGGTGCTGCTGGATGCCGACGAACCGCCGCTGCCGTTCGCGGACAACACCTTCGACCTGGTGGTCAGCCGGCATCCGGTGACGACCTGGTGGACCGACATCGCCAGGGTGCTGGCCCCCGGCGGGACCTACTTCTCCCAGCAGGTCGGACCGGCCAGCGTGTTCGAGCTGGTGGAGTACTTCCTCGGCCCGCAACCGGAATCAGTGCGCAGCGGCCGGAACCCCGATGACGCCAAGGCCGCGGCGGAGGCCGCCGGACTGGTGGTGCGCGAACTGCGACTGGAGTCGCTGCGCACCGAGTTCCGCGACATCGGCGCGGTGATCTACTTCCTGCGCAAGGTGATCTGGATGGTGCCCGGGTTCACCGTCACCGGCTACCTGCCGGCACTGCGGCGGCTGCACGAGCGGATCCAGGAGCAGGGACCGTTCCTGGCGCACACCACCCGATTCCTGATCGAGGCGGCCAAACCGATCAGGTGA
- a CDS encoding RNA polymerase sigma factor: MADPTGREAVAAVWRIESARIVGALARSTGDFALAEDLAQEALAEALVTWPREGVPRNPAGWLLTVGKRRAIDGYRRRSALDERYAALAHGLGEGGAYAGTTVEQGQDVLWDPDQIDDDVLALMFISCHPVLSREARVTLTLRVVGGLTSDEIAKAFLVPTATVQARITRAKKTLAAARVPFEVPPAQEWPARIGSVLNVVYLIFTEGSSASSGDEVIRFDLAGEAQRLARVLARLMPQAPEVHGLLALLELTAARFPARTGPDGEPVLLEQQNRRRWDHAAIRRGRAALARAEQAGRGLGAYGLQAAIAECHAVADSVAATDWERIVLLYEALGQLTPSPVVDLNRAAAVAMAQGPEAALSIVDDLVAGAALAHSHLLPSVRGELLSRLGRAAEAREELKRAVELCGNERERAVLAGKLTALG, encoded by the coding sequence ATGGCTGATCCGACCGGTCGCGAGGCCGTGGCGGCGGTCTGGCGGATCGAGTCGGCGCGGATCGTCGGTGCCCTTGCCAGGAGCACCGGCGATTTCGCGCTGGCCGAGGACCTCGCCCAGGAAGCACTGGCCGAGGCGCTGGTGACCTGGCCGCGCGAGGGCGTGCCGCGCAACCCGGCCGGGTGGCTGCTCACCGTGGGCAAGCGCCGGGCCATCGACGGCTACCGGCGGCGCTCCGCCCTGGACGAGCGCTACGCCGCCCTCGCGCACGGCCTCGGCGAGGGCGGGGCGTACGCGGGCACCACGGTCGAGCAGGGCCAGGACGTGCTGTGGGATCCGGACCAGATCGACGACGACGTGCTCGCGCTGATGTTCATCTCCTGCCACCCGGTGCTGTCCAGGGAGGCCAGGGTGACCCTGACCCTGCGTGTGGTCGGCGGTCTGACCAGCGACGAGATCGCCAAGGCGTTCCTGGTGCCGACCGCGACCGTGCAGGCCAGGATCACCAGGGCGAAGAAGACCCTCGCCGCGGCCAGGGTGCCCTTCGAGGTGCCGCCCGCGCAGGAGTGGCCCGCGCGGATCGGGTCGGTGCTCAACGTGGTCTACCTGATCTTCACCGAGGGCTCCTCGGCCAGTTCCGGGGACGAGGTGATCCGGTTCGACCTGGCCGGTGAGGCACAGCGGCTGGCCCGGGTGCTGGCCCGGCTGATGCCGCAGGCCCCCGAGGTGCACGGGCTGCTGGCCCTGCTCGAACTGACCGCGGCCCGTTTCCCCGCGCGCACCGGCCCGGACGGCGAACCGGTGCTGCTGGAGCAGCAGAACCGGCGGCGCTGGGACCACGCCGCGATCCGCCGCGGCCGGGCCGCGCTGGCCCGCGCCGAACAGGCCGGGCGGGGGCTGGGCGCCTACGGGTTGCAGGCCGCGATCGCCGAATGCCACGCCGTGGCCGACTCGGTCGCGGCCACCGACTGGGAACGGATCGTGCTGCTCTACGAGGCACTCGGGCAGCTCACGCCCTCCCCCGTGGTCGACCTCAACCGGGCCGCCGCGGTGGCCATGGCGCAGGGCCCGGAGGCGGCACTGTCCATCGTGGACGACCTGGTCGCCGGTGCGGCCCTGGCCCACTCGCACCTGCTGCCGAGCGTGCGCGGCGAACTGCTCAGCCGGTTGGGGCGTGCCGCGGAGGCACGCGAGGAACTCAAACGGGCGGTCGAGTTGTGCGGCAACGAACGGGAACGGGCGGTGCTGGCAGGCAAACTCACCGCACTGGGCTGA
- a CDS encoding YciI family protein, with amino-acid sequence MKYMLIMRATDETVAAFENIDFTEIMESMGKFNDDMVRAGILVAAEGLDPEGGVVVDYSAEPPVVTDGPYGETKELFGGFWILNVASREEAVEWARRAPLAGPGAKAEIRRVTSIDEFPQDNEWIQKERAWREATGQL; translated from the coding sequence ATGAAGTACATGCTGATCATGCGGGCCACCGACGAGACCGTCGCCGCGTTCGAGAACATCGACTTCACCGAGATCATGGAATCGATGGGCAAGTTCAACGACGACATGGTCCGGGCCGGGATCCTGGTCGCGGCCGAGGGGCTAGACCCCGAGGGCGGCGTGGTGGTGGACTACTCGGCCGAGCCGCCGGTGGTCACCGACGGGCCGTACGGGGAGACCAAGGAGCTGTTCGGCGGGTTCTGGATCCTCAACGTGGCCTCCCGCGAGGAGGCCGTGGAGTGGGCGCGGCGGGCCCCGCTGGCCGGGCCGGGCGCCAAGGCCGAGATCCGCCGGGTGACCTCGATCGATGAGTTCCCGCAGGACAACGAGTGGATCCAGAAGGAGCGGGCGTGGCGCGAGGCCACCGGCCAGCTCTGA